In the Helianthus annuus cultivar XRQ/B chromosome 11, HanXRQr2.0-SUNRISE, whole genome shotgun sequence genome, one interval contains:
- the LOC110890342 gene encoding uncharacterized protein LOC110890342 isoform X1 encodes MFKDMNAAGQNDNFVDKIASIEEDPKEIRDVMPVDRDTLDEKYRKCSLDDCKHKVQESLDGVTDKEKRYDRGKKVVGWLDDNEKSLMDLGISEVERTKRLENLMERRRSKTLSKFQIIRNAIGVGVGVGNNSCGQISSLHIPKKNPFLYKSSGDLSSPLPGSAPTYMIKNNPFDLPYDPHEEKLILTGDSFEDEFMAACRKEPCRRESSSLGDFGTPEFINDTHETHYDTEFAIKQLRRLGTSKLANKEDDNRQPQVKRLVPNVVTDDSRAIEGESSEKVVNVVDHTKEHEVDHTKEPEVNHDVVSSDQSTSSSEDEPILRPNKEAILHCLSMSRMRVLSQGNSFRRNAESFDCGPSALFDKSKTDGSIKRIHYGSTSSVASDMQVEVDSPRSTNMSSIDEDCKRSLVNSTNPSELDLNEAILRDIDEVSEQDSSTQPEFSQRALDPDRFESTMKPEKSKEQDAHYLTEDR; translated from the exons ATGTTTAAGGATATGAATGCAGCGGGCCAAAATGATAATTTTGTTGATAAGATCGCCTCGATTGAAGAAGACCCGAAAGAGATACGCGATGTGATGCCTGTAGATCGCGACACGCTAGATGAAAAGTACCGAAAATGTAGCCTTGATGATTGTAAACATAAAGTACAAGAAAGTTTGGATGGTGTTACGGACAAGGAGAAACGATATGATCGTGGAAAAAAGGTCGTCGGATGGTTGGATGATAATGAAAAGAGTCTAATGGATCTTGGGATATCAGAGGTTGAACGGACCAAAAGGTTAGAGAATTTGATGGAACGAAGAAGATCAAAAACGCTATCGAAATTTCAAATTATAAGAAACGCAATCGGAGTTGGGGTAGGGGTAGGAAATAACAGTTGCGGTCAAATTTCTTCGCTGCATATCCCGAAGAAGAATCCATTTCTTTATAAAAGTTCAGGTGATCTGAGTTCACCTCTTCCGGGTTCGGCTCCAACTTACATGATAAAAAACAACCCGTTTGACCTTCCTTATGACCCGCATGAGGAAAAGCTGATTCTTACAGGGGATAGTTTTGAAGACGAGTTCATGGCTGCATGCCGGAAAGAACCGTGCAGGCGTGAAAGCTCCAGTTTAGGGGACTTTGGAACTCCAGAATTCATAAATGACACACACGAAACGCATTACGATACTGAGTTTGCTATCAAGCAGTTAAGAAGATTGGGAACTTCAAAACTAG CAAACAAGGAGGATGACAACAGACAGCCGCAAGTGAAACGTTTGGTACCGAACGTCGTCACTGATGATAGCCGTGCCATAGAAGGTGAATCCTCTGAGAAAGTGGTTAATGTGGTTGACCATACGAAAGAACACGAGGTTGACCACACAAAAGAACCTGAGGTTAACCATGATGTAGTCTCAAGTGATCAATCAACTTCTTCAAGTGAAGACGAACCTATTTTAAGGCCAAACAAAGAAGCGATCTTGCATTGTTTAAGTATGTCTCGGATGAGAGTACTCTCACAAGGTAATAGTTTCCGTAGAAATGCTGAATCATTCGACTGTGGCCCCTCTGCACTGTTTGACAAGTCGAAAACCGACGGTTCCATTAAACGGATTCATTATGGTTCAACAAGCTCAGTTGCTTCCGATATGCAGGTGGAAGTTGATTCACCACGATCAACAAACATGTCATCTATAGATGAAGATTGTAAGCGTAGTTTGGTAAATTCGACAAACCCATCTGAATTGGATTTGAATGAAGCAATATTGAGAGATATAGATGAGGTGAGTGAGCAAGATTCTTCAACGCAACCCGAGTTTTCACAACGAGCACTTGATCCAGACCGTTTTGAATCAACCATGAAGCCAGAAAAAAGCAAAGAACAAGATGCACATTATCTTACAGAAGATAGATAA
- the LOC110890342 gene encoding uncharacterized protein LOC110890342 isoform X2 gives MFKDMNAAGQNDNFVDKIASIEEDPKEIRDVMPVDRDTLDEKYRKCSLDDCKHKVQESLDGVTDKEKRYDRGKKVVGWLDDNEKSLMDLGISEVERTKRLENLMERRRSKTLSKFQIIRNAIGVGVGVGNNSCGQISSLHIPKKNPFLYKSSGDLSSPLPGSAPTYMIKNNPFDLPYDPHEEKLILTGDSFEDEFMAACRKEPCRRESSSLGDFGTPEFINDTHETHYDTEFAIKQLRRLGTSKLANKEDDNRQPQVKRLVPNVVTDDSRAIEGESSEKVVNVVDHTKEHEVDHTKEPEVNHDVVSSDQSTSSSEDEPILRPNKEAILHCLSMSRMRVLSQGGS, from the exons ATGTTTAAGGATATGAATGCAGCGGGCCAAAATGATAATTTTGTTGATAAGATCGCCTCGATTGAAGAAGACCCGAAAGAGATACGCGATGTGATGCCTGTAGATCGCGACACGCTAGATGAAAAGTACCGAAAATGTAGCCTTGATGATTGTAAACATAAAGTACAAGAAAGTTTGGATGGTGTTACGGACAAGGAGAAACGATATGATCGTGGAAAAAAGGTCGTCGGATGGTTGGATGATAATGAAAAGAGTCTAATGGATCTTGGGATATCAGAGGTTGAACGGACCAAAAGGTTAGAGAATTTGATGGAACGAAGAAGATCAAAAACGCTATCGAAATTTCAAATTATAAGAAACGCAATCGGAGTTGGGGTAGGGGTAGGAAATAACAGTTGCGGTCAAATTTCTTCGCTGCATATCCCGAAGAAGAATCCATTTCTTTATAAAAGTTCAGGTGATCTGAGTTCACCTCTTCCGGGTTCGGCTCCAACTTACATGATAAAAAACAACCCGTTTGACCTTCCTTATGACCCGCATGAGGAAAAGCTGATTCTTACAGGGGATAGTTTTGAAGACGAGTTCATGGCTGCATGCCGGAAAGAACCGTGCAGGCGTGAAAGCTCCAGTTTAGGGGACTTTGGAACTCCAGAATTCATAAATGACACACACGAAACGCATTACGATACTGAGTTTGCTATCAAGCAGTTAAGAAGATTGGGAACTTCAAAACTAG CAAACAAGGAGGATGACAACAGACAGCCGCAAGTGAAACGTTTGGTACCGAACGTCGTCACTGATGATAGCCGTGCCATAGAAGGTGAATCCTCTGAGAAAGTGGTTAATGTGGTTGACCATACGAAAGAACACGAGGTTGACCACACAAAAGAACCTGAGGTTAACCATGATGTAGTCTCAAGTGATCAATCAACTTCTTCAAGTGAAGACGAACCTATTTTAAGGCCAAACAAAGAAGCGATCTTGCATTGTTTAAGTATGTCTCGGATGAGAGTACTCTCACAAG GTGGAAGTTGA